One window of the Micropterus dolomieu isolate WLL.071019.BEF.003 ecotype Adirondacks linkage group LG08, ASM2129224v1, whole genome shotgun sequence genome contains the following:
- the rprd1b gene encoding regulation of nuclear pre-mRNA domain-containing protein 1B isoform X1, giving the protein MLHVWKLTYRHNFSFDDSASFSKPGRSSVALERVGVSRVTGETHTYTGMSSFSESALEKKLTELSSSQQSVQTLSLWIIHHRKHSGLIVKVWHRELKKAKSNRKLTFLYLANDVIQNSKKKGPEFTKDFESVLVDACSHVASEADESCKKHMERLLNIWKERSLYRADFIQQLKLAIEDSNSPRPSEEKKPVKRSYQKIQEEEDDEDDDYRSHISPCNTDISATQLTEELVKALQDLENAASGDAAVRQKIASLPQEVQDVSLLEKITDKEAADKLSKTVDEACLLLAEYNGRLAAELEDRRQLARMLTEYIGSQREALMEREKKLEEYKQKLARVTQVRKELKSHIQSLPDLSLLPNVTGGLAPLPSAGDLFSTD; this is encoded by the exons ATGTTGCATGTCTGGAAGTTAACTTACCGACACAACTTCAGTTTTGATGACAGTGCGAGTTTCTCCAAACCAGGTCGGAGCTCAGTCGCTTTAGAGCGGGTCGGGGTCAGTCGGGTCACAGGggaaacacacacttacaccgGCATGTCGTCCTTCTCTGAGTCGGCCCTGGAGAAGAAGCTGACGGAGCTGAGCAGCTCGCAGCAGAGCGTGCAGACTCTGTCTCTGTGGATCATCCACCACCGCAAACACTCTGGCCTCATCGTCAAAGTGTGGCACAGAGAGCTGAAAAAAG CTAAAAGCAACAGGAAGCTGACGTTCCTCTATCTCGCCAATGATGTCATCCAGAACAGCAAGAAGAAAGGACCGGAGTTCACCAAAGACTTTGAGTCTGTCCTTGTCGATGCCTGCTCCCATGTTGCCAG TGAAGCAGATGAGAGCTGTAAAAAGCACATGGAGAGACTGCTGAACATCTGGAAGGAGAGGAGCCTCTACAGAGCCGACTTCATTCAGCAGCTCAAACTGGCCATAGAAGACTCCAACAGCCCAAGGCCTTCAG AAGAGAAGAAGCCTGTGAAACGGAGCTATCAGAAGATCCAGGAAGAGGAAGACGACGAAGACGACGACTACAGAAGCCACATCTCCCCATGCAACACGGACATCTCCGCTACTCAGCTG ACAGAGGAGCTGGTGAAGGCCCTGCAGGACTTGGAGAACGCTGCATCGGGCGACGCAGCAGTTCGTCAGAAGATCGCCTCGCTTCCACAGGAAGTCCAGGATGTTTCCCTGCTGGAGAAAATCACTG ACAAAGAGGCCGCAGACAAGCTTTCGAAGACTGTGGATGAAGCCTGTTTGCTGCTGGCGGAGTACAACGGCCGACTGGCTGCAGAGCTGGAGGACCGGAGGCAGCTGGCTCGCATGCTGACTGAATACATTGGCAGTCAAAGGGAGGCGCtcatggagagagagaagaaactAGAG GAGTATAAGCAGAAGCTGGCGAGGGTGACCCAGGTTAGGAAAGAACTAAAGTCCCACATCCAGAGTCTCCCTGACCTCTCCCTCCTGCCCAATGTGACAGGGGGTCTGGCCCCGCTCCCCTCGGCCGGAGACCTCTTCTCCACTGACTGA
- the rprd1b gene encoding regulation of nuclear pre-mRNA domain-containing protein 1B isoform X2 → MSSFSESALEKKLTELSSSQQSVQTLSLWIIHHRKHSGLIVKVWHRELKKAKSNRKLTFLYLANDVIQNSKKKGPEFTKDFESVLVDACSHVASEADESCKKHMERLLNIWKERSLYRADFIQQLKLAIEDSNSPRPSEEKKPVKRSYQKIQEEEDDEDDDYRSHISPCNTDISATQLTEELVKALQDLENAASGDAAVRQKIASLPQEVQDVSLLEKITDKEAADKLSKTVDEACLLLAEYNGRLAAELEDRRQLARMLTEYIGSQREALMEREKKLEEYKQKLARVTQVRKELKSHIQSLPDLSLLPNVTGGLAPLPSAGDLFSTD, encoded by the exons ATGTCGTCCTTCTCTGAGTCGGCCCTGGAGAAGAAGCTGACGGAGCTGAGCAGCTCGCAGCAGAGCGTGCAGACTCTGTCTCTGTGGATCATCCACCACCGCAAACACTCTGGCCTCATCGTCAAAGTGTGGCACAGAGAGCTGAAAAAAG CTAAAAGCAACAGGAAGCTGACGTTCCTCTATCTCGCCAATGATGTCATCCAGAACAGCAAGAAGAAAGGACCGGAGTTCACCAAAGACTTTGAGTCTGTCCTTGTCGATGCCTGCTCCCATGTTGCCAG TGAAGCAGATGAGAGCTGTAAAAAGCACATGGAGAGACTGCTGAACATCTGGAAGGAGAGGAGCCTCTACAGAGCCGACTTCATTCAGCAGCTCAAACTGGCCATAGAAGACTCCAACAGCCCAAGGCCTTCAG AAGAGAAGAAGCCTGTGAAACGGAGCTATCAGAAGATCCAGGAAGAGGAAGACGACGAAGACGACGACTACAGAAGCCACATCTCCCCATGCAACACGGACATCTCCGCTACTCAGCTG ACAGAGGAGCTGGTGAAGGCCCTGCAGGACTTGGAGAACGCTGCATCGGGCGACGCAGCAGTTCGTCAGAAGATCGCCTCGCTTCCACAGGAAGTCCAGGATGTTTCCCTGCTGGAGAAAATCACTG ACAAAGAGGCCGCAGACAAGCTTTCGAAGACTGTGGATGAAGCCTGTTTGCTGCTGGCGGAGTACAACGGCCGACTGGCTGCAGAGCTGGAGGACCGGAGGCAGCTGGCTCGCATGCTGACTGAATACATTGGCAGTCAAAGGGAGGCGCtcatggagagagagaagaaactAGAG GAGTATAAGCAGAAGCTGGCGAGGGTGACCCAGGTTAGGAAAGAACTAAAGTCCCACATCCAGAGTCTCCCTGACCTCTCCCTCCTGCCCAATGTGACAGGGGGTCTGGCCCCGCTCCCCTCGGCCGGAGACCTCTTCTCCACTGACTGA